AACGCGCGGCAGAAATGGGTCAGCGGAAACAATTGGGCGAAGGCTCGGATCACGTCCGGCAAGCCCTCGACCGGGATGAAAGCTCCGGACAGCAGCAGCATGGGGAGCATAAAAAAGATCGAGAACTGGATGGCCTGCGTCTGCGTGCGTGCGATGGCGGAAATGAACACGCCCAGTCCCAGGGAACATAGAAGAAACAAAAAGCAGATGAGCGACACCAGGACCGGTTGGTGAAATTTGATTGAAAAATGGTAGTGCCCCAACGCGATGGTGCCACCGATCAAAAACAACGAGATCACCAGGTAGGGCAGCACCTTGCCCAGGACGATCTCGCTGTGGCGCAACGGCGTGACCAGCAACTGGGATAAGGTGCCTACCTCGCGTTCACGGGTGATGGTGCTCGCAATCAGGGTCACGGTCAGCAACTGAAGGATCAACCCGATGATCCCCGGCATGATGAACTCGATAAAGCGCAGGTCCGGGTTGTACGCGATCTGAACATTGAACGACCAGGGGGTCATTGCGGAATTAAATTCTTCGCGCACGCCCGCCGGGAGTTTCTCGCCCATTTCGAAGACCTCGTCCGGCAACGTGTCGATCATCGCGTCCCGCTGTTTGAGCTGAAAGTCAGCCAGCACCTCCTGCAGTACGCCTTCCAGGGCGGGTGCGGTGGTCGTGTCCGATCCGTCCAGCACGACCCGGATTTTCAGGGGGTCGCCGTTCGAAAGGCTTTTGCCCCAGCCCTCCGGGATCACGGTGGCGGCCTTAACGCCGGCGTTAAGCAGGTCGATTTTCCCGTTCGGATCGCCCCGCCACGGTTTCCAGGAGAACGTTCCCTTGTTTTTGAGCGATTCCAAAAACTGCTCGCTCTGAGGGCTGCGGTCCGCGTCGAGATAGGTCGCCGGCACGCCCTTCGGGGCGGTATCTTCCAGGGCATGCCCGAAGACCAGGGTAAAAAACGGGGGGACCACAAGAATGGAAAACAGGACGCGGCGGTCGCGCCACACGTGGATGAACTCCTTGTAAGCGATCGTGAGGACCGAATTGCAGTAGTGCGCGAAGCGGCTCATACCGTCTTCTCGGTGGAAGTAACGTTCGGCGGATAAAGGAAGCCTTCGGAATATGCCCGGAACACGTCTTCCATGTCCGGTTCCGCCCATTCATAGCCGATGAGCTTGAGTTCGGGGAACGGCCAATGCTGGAGCCACGACTGCAGCAGTTTTTCGGGGTTCTCAGCCTGGAGGCGGACGCGACCGCTGCGCAGTTCGACGCCGTGGATGGTCGGGACGGACCGGAGAAGCTTGACGGCCTGCACCGCCGGTTCGACTTCCAGTTCAAGTAATTTGCCTTGCAGCCGGTCTTTCAACTCCTGTGGAGACCCCTTCGCAAGCAGTTGCCCCTGCCGGATGAACCCGACGTCGGTACAGCGTTCCACTTCGTCCATGTAATGCGTGGTGACGAAGATGGTGGCCCCGTTTTGGCTTAACTCGTACACCAGGTCCCAGATAGACTGCCGGTGCACCGGGTCCAAACCGGCGGTCGGCTCGTCCAGAAACAGCAAGGACGGTTCATGGACGAGCGCGCATGCCATCGAAAGCAGCTGTTTGAAGCCACCGGACAGACTTCCCGCCCTGGCGTTGCGTTTTCGCTCCAGGTCAAAGTGGTGCACCAAGCGGTCGATCCGCGTCCGTGCGCGATCTCTGGGCACCTGGTAAGCGCCCGCAAAAAATCCAAGGTTTTCGAGCACGGTCAAATCCGGGTACAAGCTGAACCGCTGCGGGACGTAGCCGAACCTTTGGCGGATCCGGCGGCGGTCCCGCCAGATGTCGAGGCCGAAGATGCGGCCGGACCCGCGGGTCGGACGGGTGAGCCCGCAAAGCATCCGGATGGTCGTGGTCTTACCCGCCCCATTGGCGCCCAGGAAGCCAAAGATTTCCCCCCGCTCAATGGCCATCGTCACGCCGTCCACCGCCACCATGTCGCCAAAGCGTTTCACGAGGCGATCCAGCGAAATGAGCGGCTTAGACATGGTTCTGATCTCGTGGCCGGACGGGGCTAAAACTTCGCAGACAGATCAATGGCCAGGTACGGCGCCGTACTGGTTGAAAGCACCTTGTAATCCGCGCGGTTGTAATCAAAGCGGCGGTAGGGCACCGCTCCCGCCTCAAGATCAAGGGAGAGGGTCTTGTTCACCTTCCAGGCGAAGCCGGCGCCGATACGGATTTCATCAAACTGAACGATCGCGTTGTCCAGTTTCGTGACCCCGCGGGTACGGCCGAAATCGCCATTCATCCGGTAAGTGTTTTCGGTAAACTCGCCGCCGGCATGCAGGGTCAGGCCGTCCGTGAGTTTGTATTCTGCATCCGGCTTCGGCAGTATCCCGTTGATGGTAATTTTGTCGTTCACGCGCCACAAGAAGCCGGCCGCCGGGAAGACCGGGAAATCGAGCTCGTAGTTTACTTCGGCGCCGGCGATAAAATACAATCGGTCACTGTACACGTACGAGGCGCCGATCTCCACGGGCACATTGAACTGGCGCGCCGAGAAGCGGTTCAGGCCTTGGCCGTAAAAGCCCGGCAATACGTCAACGCGCGCGAAAATCGCGGGGCTGAGCTGGAGGTCAGCGCCCAATCTCAGGTTCAGCGATTCCAGGGCGCTCGGCACGGCCGATACCGGGTCCGGACTGAACCAGTAGCGTTCCCACTCCAGGCCGGCCCGCCAAACGGGAGAATTGGCACCGGTCTGGAAAGTGGAAAGCAGCGACAACGACGAATCCACTTCGTCGTACGACCCGAACTTTTGATTTTTCTGGTGCGCGTGGCCGCTCCCGATGAACGTGACGCCGGCATCGGCGTCAAAGTTGACCTTGGAGATGTTGTTTCCCGAGGAGGGGCTGAGCAACGGCGACGAGGCCAACGCCTGCGCGTGCACGTCCACGCACTGGAGCATGGTAGTAACGACGACAAACAGGACGCAAATGCCCGATGCGGACTGCCCAGGGTTTGGCGGATGCGCCCCCCGGGGACGCCGGCCGAGGCGTTCAGACGCAGCTTTCTGCCATGCGAACAGGTTCATACAGGTTGATTGTCTTTCGGCTTGTTCCAGATGAGCCGCCGGCGCCCACCGTCTTCAATGGCCGCCTCCCGCGTCACTGATGATGGCTTTGTCATCCCTCTGGATGCCGCGCATGAACGCGGCCCCGGAACCGACCCGCTCGATCCCGCGCAACTCACTGAAAGCCGGTGAGGAAATCAGGTCGACCCTCCAGACGAGGGTCGCCGGTTGGCCGCCGATGGTCACCGGCCAAAACCGGTAAAAGCTCAGGAGGACATAAAAGCCGCCGCTGGAGTAGTAGGTGATGTCGGCGGCTTCTGCGCCGTCATTGACCGGCACGCTGTGGAACGCACTCAGGCTGACGGCTCCGTCTCCGTCGACGTCGAAGAGTTGAAAGTTGCCGTTGGCCCCGCCACGGCCGCGCAGGCCGGAGCGTTCGATGATCGGGGCGAACTGTTGCTGCACTTTAGGCGCCTCACTCAACAGACGGCTGGCGTCTTCGCCGGGCCTGATCGTTCCACCCGCCCCTTCGAATGGGGGTTCAGCGCCGATGCCGCCGGAAGCGTACGCCTGAGCCCGCTGCGCCAGAATCCGGCTCCAGAACTGGACGACCGCCGCGGGCAAACCGCCGCCGGATGCTTCAGCGCCGCCAGTAAAGGTTTTGGC
This DNA window, taken from Verrucomicrobiota bacterium, encodes the following:
- a CDS encoding ABC transporter permease: MSRFAHYCNSVLTIAYKEFIHVWRDRRVLFSILVVPPFFTLVFGHALEDTAPKGVPATYLDADRSPQSEQFLESLKNKGTFSWKPWRGDPNGKIDLLNAGVKAATVIPEGWGKSLSNGDPLKIRVVLDGSDTTTAPALEGVLQEVLADFQLKQRDAMIDTLPDEVFEMGEKLPAGVREEFNSAMTPWSFNVQIAYNPDLRFIEFIMPGIIGLILQLLTVTLIASTITREREVGTLSQLLVTPLRHSEIVLGKVLPYLVISLFLIGGTIALGHYHFSIKFHQPVLVSLICFLFLLCSLGLGVFISAIARTQTQAIQFSIFFMLPMLLLSGAFIPVEGLPDVIRAFAQLFPLTHFCRAFRLVDLYGAHLPFIMVDLGWLAVGAALTCGAAAYLLRAADD
- a CDS encoding ABC transporter ATP-binding protein, translating into MSKPLISLDRLVKRFGDMVAVDGVTMAIERGEIFGFLGANGAGKTTTIRMLCGLTRPTRGSGRIFGLDIWRDRRRIRQRFGYVPQRFSLYPDLTVLENLGFFAGAYQVPRDRARTRIDRLVHHFDLERKRNARAGSLSGGFKQLLSMACALVHEPSLLFLDEPTAGLDPVHRQSIWDLVYELSQNGATIFVTTHYMDEVERCTDVGFIRQGQLLAKGSPQELKDRLQGKLLELEVEPAVQAVKLLRSVPTIHGVELRSGRVRLQAENPEKLLQSWLQHWPFPELKLIGYEWAEPDMEDVFRAYSEGFLYPPNVTSTEKTV